Proteins encoded by one window of Nicotiana tabacum cultivar K326 chromosome 10, ASM71507v2, whole genome shotgun sequence:
- the LOC142165138 gene encoding uncharacterized protein LOC142165138, with amino-acid sequence MVNTAWVAKHFKDKIINQPDIKLRKLQDLIRIKYGVYVGKSICSRAKHQVMGQYLGDYKKEFTRIYDYADILRSTNPGSTVVVKTSKETIPGKEVFMGIYICLHACKVRWLEGCRNVIGFDGAFLKGVCKGELLSCIGKYGNNQMYPAAWAVVEKETKHTWSWFFRCLMHDLQLTESQGEGLTIISDMQKGLVASVSELLPNVEHRMCARHIWSNWKQNWILSIRHKSIITMLEDIRVKVMERKTTMREFATRWISDVSPMAMRYIEEQSQYVVKHEFKWNGDTGYEIQHGVYKHIIDFSNNTCTCRSWQLKGIPFSHAICAMFFKRFEPDDYVTHWYKKETYLKAFSCYIQPITNMEMWPST; translated from the exons ATGGTTAATACAGCATGGGTAGCTAAACatttcaaggacaagattatcaACCAACCTGACATTAAGCTTAGGAAGTTGCAGGATTTGATTAGGATAAAGTATGGTGTGTATGTGGGAAAATCCATATGTTCTAGGGCTAAACATCAGGTCATGGGTCAATATCTTGGTGATTACAAGAAGGAGTTTACTAGAATATATGATTATGCTGACATATTGAGGTCTACAAACCCTGGCAGCACTGTTGTTGTGAAGACCTCCAAGGAGACAATACCTGGTAAGGAGGTGTTTATGGGTATCTACATTTGTCTACATGCTTGCAAAGTTCGTTGGTTGGAAGGGTGTAGAAATGTTATTGGCTTTGATGGAGCATTTTTGAAGGGTGTGTGTAAGGGTGAGCTACTATCATGCATTGGTAAATATGGTAACAACCAAATGTACCCTGCAGCCTGGGCAGTGGTGGAAAAGGAGACAAAGCACACATGGTCATGGTTTTTTAGGTGCCTGATGCATGATCTGCAGCTCACTGAATCCCAAGGTGAGGGGCTGACCATCATTTCTGATATGCAGAAG GGACTTGTTGCATCTGTTTCTGAGTTGTTACCAAATGTTGAGCATAGAATGTGTGCAAGACACATATGGAGCAACTGGAAACAAAA TTGGATCTTGTCTATTAGGCACAAGTCTATCATAACTATGTTAGAAGATATTAGAGTGAAGGTGATGGAGAGGAAGACTACCATGAGAGAATTTGCAACAAGGTGGATTTCTGATGTATCTCCTATGGCAATGAGGTACATAGAGGAACAATCGCAATATGTTGTTAAGCATGAATTTAAATGGAATGGGGATACTGGGTATGAGATACAACATGGGGTTTACAAACATATTATTGACTTCTCCAACAATACATGCACATGTAGATCATGGCAGCTCAAAGGAATACCATTCTCCCATGCAATATGTGCAATGTTTTTTAAGAGATTTGAGCCCGATGACTATGTAACCCACTGGTACAAgaaagaa